A window from Neodiprion fabricii isolate iyNeoFabr1 chromosome 2, iyNeoFabr1.1, whole genome shotgun sequence encodes these proteins:
- the LOC124176596 gene encoding troponin C-like, which produces MDEEQVQMLRRAFSMFDSTKAGKIEKEKVRTILNTLGHTFDDQELEVLLEQEDEDGSGHLNFDSFYRVASHFQEEDDEALQKELKEAFRLYDKEGNGYIPTSSLREILAALDDQITPDQMDGMIAEIDTDGSGTVDFDEFMEMMTGD; this is translated from the exons ATG GATGAGGAACAAGTTCAAA TGCTCAGGAGAGCTTTCTCCATGTTCGATTCGACCAAGGCGGGTAAAATCGAAAAGGAGAAGGTCAGGACGATCCTGAACACCCTGGGACACACCTTCGACGACCAAGAATTGGAGGTTCTATTGGAACAGGAGGACGAAGACG GTAGCGGACACCTCAACTTCGACTCCTTTTACCGCGTCGCGAGCCACTTCCAGGAGGAAGACGACGAGGCTCTCCAGAAGGAATTGAAGGAGGCCTTCCGGCTCTACGACAAAGAGGGAAACGGGTACATACCAACCAGCTCTCTGCGCGAGATCCTCGCCGCTCTCGATGACCAAATCACCCCCGATCAGATGGACGGCATGATCGCTGAAATCGACACCGACGGCTCGGGAACCGTAGATTTTGACG AATTCATGGAGATGATGACCGGCGATTAA